One Cryobacterium roopkundense genomic region harbors:
- a CDS encoding sugar ABC transporter substrate-binding protein, translating to MKKNRSWLAALIVIPLALTGCTATTSDTTTAASADEAVIAVVTHGTAGDSFWDVVKSGAEQAGTDLGATVTYQGDGDPVKQSQLIDAAIASKPDGLIVSMANPDGVKDAVERAIAAGVPVITINSGLEDSKAFGAQTHVGQSEFIAGQGAGEQLAKAGVTNVICVIHEAGNSGLEERCQGAADTLGGTLSNVQVDIANVADAQNTIKSKLLADPSIDGVLTLNPAIGVAAAQSIAEAASTANLATFDVSADVTSLIEDGKILFAVDQQPYSQGYLPVVFLTLQKRNGDVVGGGQPVYSGPAYVTKDNVAEVAEFATNGTR from the coding sequence ATGAAAAAGAACAGAAGCTGGCTCGCCGCTCTCATTGTCATTCCCCTGGCCCTGACGGGATGTACGGCCACCACAAGCGACACGACGACCGCGGCATCCGCTGACGAGGCCGTGATCGCCGTGGTCACGCACGGCACCGCGGGCGACTCTTTCTGGGACGTGGTGAAGAGCGGCGCGGAACAGGCTGGCACCGATCTCGGTGCCACGGTCACGTACCAGGGCGACGGCGACCCGGTGAAGCAGAGCCAGCTGATCGACGCCGCGATCGCGTCGAAGCCCGACGGTCTGATTGTGTCGATGGCCAATCCCGACGGCGTGAAAGACGCGGTAGAGCGGGCTATCGCGGCCGGAGTGCCGGTGATCACCATCAATTCAGGGCTCGAAGACTCCAAGGCCTTCGGCGCCCAGACTCACGTGGGCCAGAGCGAGTTCATCGCCGGACAGGGTGCGGGCGAGCAGCTGGCCAAGGCCGGCGTGACGAACGTGATCTGCGTCATCCACGAGGCCGGCAACTCCGGGCTCGAAGAACGCTGCCAGGGCGCCGCCGACACGCTCGGTGGCACGCTGTCCAACGTGCAGGTCGACATCGCCAACGTCGCCGATGCCCAGAACACCATCAAGAGCAAGCTTCTGGCCGACCCGTCGATCGACGGCGTGCTCACACTGAACCCGGCCATCGGTGTGGCCGCCGCCCAGTCGATTGCCGAGGCGGCGAGCACGGCGAACCTCGCGACCTTCGACGTGTCTGCCGACGTGACCTCGCTCATCGAAGACGGCAAGATTCTCTTCGCCGTTGACCAGCAGCCCTATTCACAGGGGTACCTGCCTGTGGTGTTCCTCACGCTGCAGAAGCGCAACGGCGACGTCGTGGGCGGCGGCCAGCCTGTGTACTCCGGCCCGGCCTACGTCACGAAAGACAACGTGGCCGAGGTTGCCGAGTTCGCGACCAACGGCACCCGGTGA
- a CDS encoding Gfo/Idh/MocA family protein, protein MRIGIVGYGTGGKNFHAPFIQAAEGIELVGVVARSAGKQAEVRADLPGVPVYSSLEEMLAAGVDAVTITTPPATRHDLVLEAIAAGVDVVADKPFARDAAGGRLLQAAAEQAGVTLNVFHNRRRDADLTTLASVVASGRLGELWRVHSLMDLDDPGTIDAGMFGGLLRDVGSHLIDQMLWLLGPVVRVHATLDRTSRFGEPTDCGFFVTLTHASGVVSTVSSTKLNFSSTREFRAYGSEGSYQASGTDVQAQAIFAGHKPMDSPETWGIDAPEYWGALSTPVGRETIPSLQGNYADFYTEFARAVRGDGPEPVSASEGVRTLEVLDAALLSAATGEVVSL, encoded by the coding sequence GTGCGCATTGGAATTGTCGGCTACGGAACCGGGGGCAAGAATTTCCATGCCCCGTTCATTCAGGCAGCGGAGGGAATCGAGCTCGTGGGAGTTGTGGCCCGGTCGGCCGGCAAGCAGGCCGAGGTGCGCGCCGACCTGCCGGGGGTGCCGGTGTATTCCAGCCTCGAGGAGATGCTCGCGGCCGGTGTCGACGCGGTGACCATCACGACACCGCCGGCCACCCGGCACGACCTCGTGCTCGAGGCGATCGCGGCGGGAGTCGACGTAGTCGCCGACAAGCCGTTTGCACGGGATGCTGCCGGTGGACGCCTGCTGCAGGCCGCTGCGGAGCAGGCGGGGGTGACTCTCAACGTCTTTCACAACCGCCGGCGCGATGCGGACCTGACCACCCTGGCATCCGTTGTCGCTTCAGGCCGACTCGGCGAGCTGTGGCGGGTGCACTCTCTCATGGACCTCGACGATCCCGGCACGATTGACGCCGGCATGTTCGGGGGGCTGCTGCGCGACGTGGGCAGCCACCTGATCGACCAGATGCTCTGGCTGCTCGGCCCGGTCGTTCGGGTTCACGCTACGCTCGACCGCACATCGCGATTCGGCGAACCCACCGACTGTGGCTTCTTCGTTACCCTCACGCACGCGTCGGGGGTGGTGTCGACGGTGTCGTCGACCAAGCTCAACTTCTCGTCGACCCGCGAGTTTCGGGCCTACGGCAGCGAGGGGAGCTACCAGGCTTCGGGAACCGACGTGCAGGCGCAGGCCATCTTTGCCGGCCACAAGCCCATGGATTCGCCGGAGACCTGGGGAATCGACGCGCCGGAATACTGGGGCGCACTGTCGACGCCCGTCGGACGCGAAACCATCCCGTCGTTGCAGGGCAACTATGCCGACTTTTACACGGAGTTCGCGCGGGCGGTGCGCGGCGACGGGCCCGAGCCGGTGTCCGCCTCCGAGGGCGTGCGCACGCTCGAGGTTCTCGACGCTGCCCTGCTGAGCGCTGCGACTGGCGAGGTCGTCAGCCTGTAG
- a CDS encoding ABC transporter permease: MKLLRRPEIGAAVAALAIFTFFSLMAPVFLTPAGVSTWLYSASLFGIMAVAVALLMIGGEFDLSAGAMTGTTGLIVGVMTTQWGLNIWLSMLIALAAALLIGAGNAFVVMRTGLPSFIVTLATFFILQGANLAVTKLITGSVAIQGMGAVLGFDVVKVYFGSSFPFLGADIKIAVVWWIALTALATWVLLRTRGGNWIFAVGGQLSSARQLGVPVVKVKTGLFMTTAGAGWLVGMLQLFDVSTVQATTGIGQEFIYIICAVVGGCLLTGGYGSAIGAALGALIYGMTLQGIVFAQWDNNWLKAFLGGMLLLAVLVNLYVRRQAGERS, translated from the coding sequence GTGAAGCTGTTGCGTCGACCCGAAATCGGCGCGGCGGTCGCGGCGCTGGCCATCTTCACGTTTTTCTCGTTGATGGCGCCGGTGTTCCTGACCCCGGCCGGAGTCTCGACCTGGCTGTACTCCGCGTCGCTGTTCGGCATCATGGCGGTGGCTGTCGCCCTGCTGATGATCGGCGGGGAATTCGATCTTTCCGCCGGCGCGATGACAGGCACTACCGGCCTGATCGTGGGCGTGATGACCACCCAGTGGGGGCTCAACATCTGGCTCTCGATGCTGATCGCGCTCGCCGCGGCACTGCTCATCGGGGCAGGCAACGCTTTCGTGGTGATGAGAACCGGTCTGCCGAGCTTCATCGTGACGCTCGCGACCTTCTTCATTCTGCAGGGCGCAAACCTGGCCGTGACCAAGCTCATCACCGGTTCGGTAGCCATCCAGGGAATGGGAGCCGTGCTCGGCTTCGACGTCGTCAAGGTGTACTTCGGCTCGTCGTTCCCGTTCCTCGGGGCCGACATTAAGATCGCGGTCGTGTGGTGGATCGCACTGACAGCGCTCGCCACCTGGGTGTTGCTGCGCACCCGCGGGGGCAACTGGATCTTCGCGGTGGGCGGGCAGCTCTCCAGCGCCCGGCAGCTCGGTGTGCCCGTGGTGAAGGTGAAGACCGGACTGTTCATGACCACCGCGGGAGCGGGCTGGCTCGTGGGCATGCTGCAACTCTTTGATGTGTCGACGGTGCAGGCCACGACCGGCATCGGCCAGGAGTTCATCTACATTATCTGCGCGGTGGTGGGCGGATGCCTACTCACCGGTGGCTACGGATCCGCGATCGGCGCCGCCCTCGGCGCTCTCATCTACGGCATGACCCTGCAGGGCATCGTGTTCGCCCAGTGGGACAACAATTGGCTCAAGGCCTTCCTTGGCGGCATGCTTCTGCTCGCCGTGCTCGTGAATCTGTACGTTCGGCGCCAGGCGGGGGAGCGGTCGTGA
- a CDS encoding HNH endonuclease — protein sequence MEKNDEVPPLEEAAGNTPPEPVDQALAVLAEEKAVADDTQTLLLDAILSFDRMVCFAQAARAEVIDKLRQWTDATAEAGLPLTARGRRDTEWSPQKAAHEGLVAELAALLKLPSGVARNLMFESDLLQHRLPATRDALRRGDISYRHAEVVMENAVSLPPEAWKAFEDEALTNSETLTVPQLRRKAVKVREFTHPESIAIRHQKALADRNFWVSPGRDGMGYLEMTLSNEDAAAIADRVESLAKNLKVHDETRTLAQLRTDAATDLLLKGVTETGLGAGVRASVFVTVPVLTLLGQSEEPGTLEGFGPIDAETARRLAGTATSFTRILVHPETGAVLSFGRTKYKVPDDLKNWLRLRDGTCRAVGCNRRAADCDIDHTIAWEHGGETVFSNLSSLCRPSHRVKHETGWSVVQGEDGTLNWTSPAGRHYATHPETRIRPTIPLTEPTLTTKPLTYADPWSIPATNSKDCPF from the coding sequence ATGGAGAAAAACGATGAAGTTCCTCCTTTGGAGGAGGCCGCGGGGAATACCCCGCCCGAACCAGTCGATCAGGCCCTCGCCGTCTTGGCGGAGGAAAAGGCCGTCGCCGACGACACTCAAACCCTGCTCCTCGACGCGATCCTGAGCTTCGATCGGATGGTCTGTTTCGCCCAGGCCGCTCGAGCGGAAGTGATCGACAAGCTCCGGCAGTGGACCGACGCCACGGCCGAGGCTGGACTCCCCCTCACCGCGCGGGGACGACGAGACACCGAGTGGTCGCCGCAGAAAGCCGCCCACGAAGGCCTCGTCGCTGAGCTGGCCGCCCTGCTGAAACTGCCCAGCGGTGTCGCCCGCAATCTGATGTTCGAAAGCGACCTGCTGCAACACCGGCTCCCCGCCACCCGAGATGCCCTCCGACGCGGTGACATCAGCTACCGCCACGCCGAGGTAGTAATGGAGAACGCAGTCTCCCTGCCACCGGAGGCTTGGAAGGCCTTCGAAGACGAGGCCCTGACCAACAGTGAAACCCTCACCGTCCCGCAACTGCGGAGGAAGGCCGTGAAGGTGCGGGAGTTCACTCACCCGGAGTCCATCGCTATCCGGCACCAGAAGGCCCTTGCCGATCGGAACTTCTGGGTCAGTCCCGGTCGTGACGGTATGGGGTACCTGGAGATGACCCTCAGCAACGAAGATGCGGCCGCCATCGCGGACCGGGTCGAATCTTTGGCGAAGAACCTGAAGGTGCACGACGAAACCCGCACCCTCGCGCAGCTTCGCACCGACGCCGCCACGGACCTGCTCCTGAAAGGAGTGACAGAGACCGGGCTCGGTGCCGGCGTCCGCGCGAGCGTGTTCGTCACCGTCCCCGTTCTCACCCTGCTGGGTCAGAGCGAGGAACCCGGCACCCTGGAAGGGTTCGGGCCGATCGACGCGGAGACCGCCCGGCGCCTCGCCGGAACGGCCACCAGCTTCACTCGCATCCTCGTCCACCCGGAGACCGGCGCTGTCCTCTCCTTCGGACGCACGAAGTACAAGGTCCCGGACGACCTGAAGAACTGGCTGCGACTACGCGACGGCACGTGCCGCGCCGTCGGCTGCAACCGACGAGCCGCCGACTGCGACATCGACCACACCATCGCCTGGGAACACGGCGGAGAAACCGTCTTCTCGAATCTCTCCAGCCTCTGCCGCCCGAGCCACCGGGTCAAACACGAAACAGGTTGGTCAGTGGTCCAAGGCGAGGACGGAACCCTCAACTGGACCAGCCCGGCGGGCAGGCACTATGCCACTCACCCCGAAACCCGCATCCGACCGACCATCCCCCTGACGGAACCCACGCTGACCACGAAGCCACTCACCTACGCAGACCCCTGGAGTATCCCCGCCACCAACTCCAAGGACTGCCCGTTCTAG
- a CDS encoding ABC transporter permease — protein MSDKSPGLKGPILEVPLPTEAISLRRKPADEPDSFFGRMMYNLQFIRGRGALEISIVLIVLLTGYVIASLISPTGFAFLNPNNLSGVISQSVPVLAILGLAAGILMIAGEFDLSLGANITLSAIVFIKTSEAAGLWAGIAAGIATGVAVALVNGLIVVYTKIPSFIATLGMSFFWMGAGIFINGTSPAALTTSREGTMEYLFAHNFGSFRSQLVWLIIIGVVAWFFVHRHRLGNHIFAVGGNPAAAEAISINTKKVKLMSFAIFGGLVGFASILIAVRTSSIQPGGTATEDFTLFAIAAAVVGGTSLTGGRGSVIGIIVGAALIELIRNGLLLAKAPGFYITLFVGVTIVIAAIFNKLMEGKAR, from the coding sequence ATGTCAGACAAATCCCCCGGCCTAAAGGGCCCCATTCTCGAAGTGCCCCTGCCGACAGAGGCCATCTCGCTTCGACGCAAGCCGGCCGATGAACCCGACTCGTTCTTCGGCCGGATGATGTATAACCTGCAGTTCATCCGCGGTCGCGGAGCACTCGAGATCAGCATCGTATTGATCGTGCTCCTCACCGGATATGTGATCGCGAGCCTGATCTCACCCACCGGCTTCGCGTTCCTGAACCCCAACAACCTGTCCGGCGTTATCTCCCAGAGCGTGCCCGTGCTGGCCATCTTGGGCCTCGCCGCCGGAATCCTGATGATCGCCGGAGAATTCGACCTCTCCCTCGGCGCCAACATCACCCTGAGCGCAATCGTCTTCATCAAGACCTCTGAAGCTGCCGGACTCTGGGCGGGTATCGCCGCCGGTATCGCCACCGGCGTCGCCGTGGCTCTGGTCAACGGACTGATCGTCGTCTACACGAAAATCCCCTCCTTCATCGCCACCCTGGGCATGAGCTTCTTCTGGATGGGCGCCGGTATCTTCATCAACGGCACCTCTCCAGCCGCGCTCACTACCTCTCGTGAGGGCACGATGGAGTACCTGTTCGCCCACAATTTTGGTTCCTTCCGCTCGCAGCTCGTCTGGCTCATCATCATCGGGGTCGTTGCCTGGTTCTTCGTGCACCGTCACCGACTCGGGAATCACATCTTCGCCGTGGGCGGCAACCCGGCGGCGGCCGAGGCCATCTCGATCAACACCAAGAAGGTCAAGCTCATGTCCTTCGCCATCTTCGGTGGCCTCGTGGGCTTCGCGTCAATCCTGATCGCCGTGCGCACATCGTCGATCCAGCCCGGCGGTACCGCGACGGAGGACTTCACCCTCTTCGCGATCGCCGCGGCGGTCGTGGGCGGCACCTCACTCACCGGCGGACGCGGCAGTGTCATCGGCATCATCGTGGGAGCTGCACTGATCGAACTCATTCGCAACGGACTCCTGCTCGCCAAGGCGCCCGGCTTCTACATCACCCTCTTCGTCGGCGTCACCATCGTTATCGCGGCGATCTTCAACAAGCTCATGGAAGGGAAAGCGCGATGA
- a CDS encoding substrate-binding domain-containing protein, with translation MKLNLSTKRGLAAVAIASTAVLGLSACTSAGTTPASSTSSAGLESGFGARAENRDAYFITYYNPASDAFWAQILAGAEDAAKLGNLSLTHQTADADPATMVTLVQTAIATKPAVIFMPFNEGEAWVDVACQAHDAGITVVSYNVPAPESAGDCVSGFVGQDFYEVGGIVGQALLDSGKVGTGDKVLITAEEPDQPYALQRGGGAFDVLEEAGIGVLPQEQWLRVGGDDAGALDALTSWLVANPDVKAVIPVGGTPHRNLPAALEAAGLSDVTIIGFDTAPQIVQGLKDDVILATADQQGYVQGFQSTMQGVLSMDFGFSPANINSGGLGLIDKDTVENIEAPDLQGVRW, from the coding sequence GTGAAACTCAACCTCTCAACCAAGCGCGGTCTGGCGGCCGTGGCCATCGCGAGCACCGCGGTGCTCGGCCTGTCTGCTTGCACCTCGGCCGGAACCACTCCAGCCTCCTCCACCTCTTCCGCCGGCCTTGAGTCGGGCTTCGGAGCTCGCGCCGAGAACCGCGACGCCTACTTCATCACCTATTACAACCCGGCGTCCGATGCCTTCTGGGCGCAGATATTGGCCGGGGCAGAGGATGCCGCGAAGCTCGGCAACCTCAGCCTCACCCACCAGACCGCAGACGCCGACCCGGCCACCATGGTGACCCTGGTGCAGACCGCCATCGCCACGAAGCCGGCCGTGATCTTCATGCCGTTCAACGAGGGTGAAGCCTGGGTTGACGTTGCCTGCCAGGCGCACGACGCCGGAATCACCGTTGTCTCCTACAACGTACCTGCCCCCGAATCGGCCGGTGACTGCGTCTCCGGTTTCGTCGGGCAGGACTTCTACGAGGTAGGTGGCATCGTCGGTCAGGCACTTCTCGACTCCGGGAAGGTCGGCACAGGCGACAAGGTTCTGATCACGGCGGAGGAGCCCGACCAGCCCTATGCCCTGCAGCGTGGCGGCGGGGCTTTTGATGTCCTCGAAGAAGCCGGCATTGGCGTTCTTCCTCAGGAACAGTGGCTCCGTGTCGGTGGTGATGACGCCGGTGCTCTCGACGCACTGACCTCATGGCTCGTGGCAAACCCTGACGTCAAGGCCGTCATCCCCGTAGGCGGAACCCCGCACCGCAACCTTCCCGCCGCGCTCGAGGCTGCCGGTCTCTCCGACGTCACGATCATCGGATTCGACACCGCGCCCCAGATCGTTCAGGGCTTGAAGGACGACGTCATTCTCGCTACGGCAGACCAGCAGGGCTACGTTCAGGGCTTTCAGTCCACCATGCAGGGCGTTCTGTCGATGGACTTCGGATTCTCACCGGCGAACATCAACTCCGGTGGTCTCGGCCTGATCGATAAGGACACCGTCGAGAACATCGAGGCTCCTGACCTGCAGGGCGTCCGCTGGTAG
- a CDS encoding flavodoxin domain-containing protein, translated as MSTTVILYGTESGNSELVAEDLAADLGGDRDVRVYDMSDFDVADFDTDDFYLVVCSTHGDGELPGGAKPLLEALNSEQPDLSGIRYAVFGLGNSTYETYSQGSEIIDRRFTELGAERVGVYGRHDACDGSLPNDGAVEWARELLVLV; from the coding sequence ATGAGCACAACCGTCATTCTGTACGGAACCGAATCCGGCAACTCCGAACTGGTCGCCGAAGACCTGGCCGCCGACTTGGGGGGAGACCGGGACGTCAGGGTCTACGACATGTCTGACTTCGACGTCGCCGACTTCGACACCGACGATTTCTATCTCGTTGTCTGCTCCACCCATGGCGACGGAGAACTTCCGGGAGGCGCCAAGCCGCTCCTGGAAGCCCTGAATAGCGAGCAGCCGGACCTGTCGGGCATCCGCTATGCAGTGTTCGGTCTCGGCAACAGCACCTATGAAACGTATAGTCAGGGCAGCGAAATCATCGACCGCCGATTCACCGAGCTCGGTGCCGAACGTGTGGGGGTCTACGGCCGTCACGACGCCTGTGACGGATCGCTTCCGAACGACGGCGCGGTCGAATGGGCCCGCGAACTTCTCGTGCTGGTTTAG
- a CDS encoding LacI family DNA-binding transcriptional regulator yields MPETSSATPPPTAPRPATMADVAVRVGVSRQLVGLVFRNAAGVGAETREKILEAAHVLGYSPNTAARALRAGSTKYIGVIFDPAHSAPVEIIEWLYAFAHESGYRLVVSALTPIRDEGEAITEIVGHRCEALILVAPRSSPELLRRAAGQIPIVVIGRGIPDSEFDLVRSQGDSGIESVVVHLAGLGHTSIVYVHGVDMLDAELRLSGYRAGAQRLALTEQILEVRGDYTEECGASAARILLAREALPTAIVCSNDQAALGLSHTLAAAGVRIPADVSITGFDDSRVARLSFMNLTTVRQDPKEVGKAAIAAAISRITTTSTTGTEVFTSARLVVRGSTAVPR; encoded by the coding sequence GTGCCCGAGACGTCATCCGCGACACCACCCCCGACAGCGCCGCGACCGGCGACCATGGCGGATGTCGCCGTACGGGTCGGGGTGTCCCGCCAGCTCGTGGGACTGGTGTTTCGAAATGCCGCTGGTGTCGGCGCCGAAACCCGCGAGAAGATCCTTGAGGCCGCTCACGTTCTGGGCTACAGCCCGAACACGGCGGCCCGCGCCTTGCGCGCGGGTTCGACCAAGTACATCGGGGTCATCTTCGATCCCGCCCACTCAGCCCCCGTCGAAATCATTGAGTGGCTCTATGCCTTCGCCCACGAATCCGGCTACCGGCTCGTGGTCAGTGCGCTGACACCGATCAGGGACGAAGGCGAGGCGATCACCGAGATCGTCGGCCATCGTTGCGAGGCGCTCATCTTGGTCGCCCCACGTTCGTCACCGGAGTTGCTGCGTCGCGCCGCCGGGCAGATTCCCATTGTGGTCATCGGCCGGGGCATCCCCGACAGCGAATTCGATCTCGTTCGCTCCCAGGGCGACAGCGGAATCGAATCCGTCGTGGTGCACCTGGCCGGTCTAGGGCATACCTCGATCGTCTACGTGCACGGCGTCGACATGCTCGACGCTGAGCTGCGGCTCTCCGGCTATCGGGCCGGCGCGCAGCGGCTCGCCCTCACCGAGCAGATCCTCGAAGTTCGGGGGGACTACACCGAAGAATGCGGGGCGAGCGCTGCGCGCATCCTGCTCGCCCGGGAGGCGCTCCCGACGGCCATCGTCTGTAGCAACGACCAGGCCGCCCTCGGCCTCAGCCACACCCTCGCGGCAGCCGGGGTGCGAATTCCAGCGGATGTCTCGATCACCGGATTCGACGACAGCCGCGTCGCCCGCTTGTCGTTCATGAACCTCACGACGGTGCGTCAGGACCCCAAAGAGGTCGGTAAGGCCGCCATAGCCGCCGCCATCAGCCGAATCACCACCACCAGCACGACGGGCACCGAAGTCTTCACGAGTGCCCGGCTCGTCGTTCGTGGCAGCACGGCCGTGCCGCGCTAG
- a CDS encoding ATP-binding cassette domain-containing protein — translation MSGAASAVSPLLEVRGVGKTYGSIVALRDVSAFVGAGEVLCVLGDNGAGKSTLIKILAGAHVPSQGELLWNGEPRRFASPRDALDLGIATVYQDLAVVPLMPVWRNFFLGSEPTRGRGPFRRLDVKRMRAVTLAELARMGIDLRDVDQPIGTLSGGERQSVAIARAVYFGAKAIILDEPTAALGVKQAAVVLKYIAQARDLGLAVVFITHNPHHAYPVGDRFLLLRRGTSLGAFAKSEISLEEMTRLMAGGAELDALAQELRRPTSD, via the coding sequence GTGAGCGGCGCGGCATCCGCAGTCTCGCCCCTGCTTGAGGTGCGCGGCGTCGGCAAGACCTACGGATCGATCGTGGCGTTGCGAGACGTCTCGGCCTTCGTCGGGGCGGGTGAGGTGCTGTGCGTGCTCGGTGACAATGGCGCGGGCAAGTCGACGCTCATCAAGATTCTCGCCGGGGCGCACGTGCCCTCGCAGGGCGAGCTGCTGTGGAACGGCGAACCACGCCGGTTCGCGAGCCCGCGGGACGCCCTCGACCTCGGCATCGCCACGGTCTACCAAGACCTCGCGGTGGTTCCGCTTATGCCGGTGTGGCGCAACTTCTTTCTCGGTTCGGAGCCCACGCGCGGGCGCGGGCCGTTCCGCCGCCTCGATGTGAAGCGGATGCGCGCGGTCACCCTCGCCGAGCTGGCCCGGATGGGCATCGACCTGCGCGACGTGGACCAGCCGATTGGCACTCTCTCCGGCGGTGAACGCCAGTCGGTGGCGATCGCGCGCGCTGTGTACTTCGGGGCGAAGGCGATCATCCTCGACGAACCGACCGCGGCGCTCGGTGTGAAGCAGGCCGCCGTGGTGCTGAAGTACATCGCGCAGGCCCGTGACCTCGGCCTTGCCGTGGTGTTCATCACCCACAACCCGCACCACGCCTACCCGGTGGGAGACCGGTTCCTGCTGCTGCGCCGCGGAACGAGCCTGGGCGCGTTTGCCAAGAGCGAGATCTCCCTCGAGGAGATGACGCGCCTGATGGCCGGTGGCGCCGAGCTCGATGCGCTCGCGCAGGAGCTAAGGCGGCCGACCTCCGACTAG
- a CDS encoding GntR family transcriptional regulator, with protein MSTTNEENVLPMSLFMDLQRSGPIPLYFQVSQRIEKAILSGELPVGARLENEVGLAERLGLSRPTVRRAIQDIVDKGLLVRRRGIGTQVVHGQVTRKVELTSLYDDLTNTQKVPSTRLLTFESVPADATVAEKLACEVGTPTLHIRRVRLADDVPVAVMENWLPEEFLTMEPEDLVTYGLYQVLRSRGVTMRVARQHIGARKSTNEESELLDVEKNAALLTMDRTAFDNSGRAVEFGHHCYRPDLYSFEVTLVEK; from the coding sequence ATGAGCACCACGAATGAAGAGAACGTGCTGCCGATGAGCCTGTTCATGGACCTCCAACGGTCCGGGCCGATACCGCTGTATTTCCAGGTGTCGCAGCGCATCGAGAAGGCGATTCTGAGCGGCGAGCTCCCGGTGGGCGCTCGCCTCGAGAACGAGGTCGGCCTCGCCGAGCGCCTCGGACTGAGCCGCCCCACGGTGCGCCGCGCCATCCAGGACATCGTCGACAAAGGGCTTCTCGTTCGCCGTCGCGGCATCGGCACCCAGGTCGTACACGGCCAGGTCACGCGCAAGGTCGAGCTCACGAGCCTCTACGACGACCTCACCAACACGCAGAAGGTACCGTCTACTCGCCTGCTCACGTTCGAGAGCGTTCCCGCGGATGCCACAGTGGCCGAGAAGCTCGCCTGTGAGGTGGGCACGCCCACCCTGCACATCCGTCGGGTACGCCTGGCCGATGACGTTCCGGTTGCCGTGATGGAGAACTGGCTGCCCGAGGAGTTTCTTACGATGGAGCCCGAAGACCTCGTCACCTACGGGCTCTACCAGGTGCTGCGTTCCCGTGGCGTCACTATGCGGGTGGCGCGCCAGCATATCGGCGCCCGCAAGTCCACGAACGAGGAGTCCGAGCTGCTCGACGTGGAGAAGAACGCCGCGCTGCTCACCATGGACCGCACCGCGTTCGACAACTCGGGTCGCGCCGTTGAATTCGGCCACCACTGCTACCGCCCCGACCTCTACTCCTTCGAGGTCACGCTCGTCGAGAAGTAG
- a CDS encoding ATP-binding cassette domain-containing protein codes for MSNALLRIDGVSKKYGPNTVLKDVSFEIGKGEVVGLLGDNGAGKSTLVKIMSGVVDSSTGDFFWDGKQIEKMNRDVTEKLGVETIFQDSALVPQMTITRNIFMGREMTNSLGFMKMKEMDSIAADVLDSVVTIEGIKSPKQLVSSLSGGQAQAVAIARAVHFKRSLLILDEPTSALAVRATEALLSYLTQLKGEGVSSVLVTHNLHHAFQVCDRHIVMNHGKKIMDARREDTSVEELTAAVVEGAVGLARFREGVF; via the coding sequence ATGAGTAACGCATTGCTTCGAATCGACGGCGTTTCTAAGAAATACGGCCCCAACACGGTTCTCAAGGACGTGTCTTTCGAAATCGGCAAGGGCGAGGTCGTCGGCCTGCTCGGCGACAACGGAGCCGGTAAGTCCACCCTGGTCAAGATCATGTCCGGCGTTGTGGATTCTTCCACAGGTGACTTCTTCTGGGACGGCAAACAGATCGAGAAGATGAACCGCGATGTCACGGAGAAGCTCGGTGTGGAGACGATTTTTCAGGACTCCGCCCTGGTGCCGCAGATGACCATCACCCGCAACATTTTTATGGGCCGCGAGATGACGAACTCCCTCGGCTTCATGAAGATGAAGGAAATGGATTCCATCGCCGCTGACGTTCTCGACAGCGTTGTGACAATCGAGGGCATCAAAAGCCCCAAGCAACTCGTCTCCTCGCTCTCGGGCGGGCAGGCCCAGGCCGTGGCCATTGCCCGGGCCGTGCACTTCAAGCGCAGCCTGCTCATCTTGGATGAGCCCACGTCGGCACTGGCTGTTCGTGCCACAGAGGCACTGCTCAGCTACCTTACTCAGCTGAAGGGTGAGGGAGTGAGTTCGGTGCTCGTGACCCACAACCTGCACCATGCTTTCCAGGTGTGCGACCGGCACATCGTGATGAACCACGGCAAGAAAATCATGGATGCCCGCCGCGAAGACACCAGCGTCGAGGAACTCACTGCTGCTGTTGTCGAGGGTGCGGTTGGACTGGCACGGTTCCGAGAAGGGGTCTTCTAA